In Mercurialis annua linkage group LG5, ddMerAnnu1.2, whole genome shotgun sequence, a single genomic region encodes these proteins:
- the LOC126681921 gene encoding uncharacterized protein LOC126681921, which yields MNQKKTAPKLFLQLWQFKLSREVHSHSKVDTRMSYDIISEIKSTLNASELEMFRNQIVQLNKSELWFEVGGCRLKFGIEEFALVSGLNCQGDSSKYGYPKVANGLYDKYFSGLQSVSKQTLQDLFLSRRWDSEEDGFKLAFMHFLHNFLLASPKTARIPLKDFDVVDSADFNDYLWGVDVFKCTFDSLATKAVLTPGCLKAEDNAYHYRLNGFPYVLQCWFYECCLAAKKTFVQLVNKTAIPRILRWQAFFHPKYIPVDRELFVEFASDQVFFRSIVPTPAEKNALPLGDFFKKNKDKGKAVNDSNVSQVGGNEDGYCPAFDISNASESITQTLDLSKMEKKLQVLMVGQKTMQADILEFKRVFTSKFSEVLTVVNSLNAMLTDIVDSKKDKVDDSNVDASSSRDGSEHEDDSKSSSIEPEEKNADLPAKKNSSIGTEGGVEDSVDAQKVTHTDEIDPKSYSVKENKEGESSDEEESNEKIEEVGEPSDGEESDEKSEDVGESSCEEDGSKKMEDADLVDEKAGDWTDITDNVPNEKNMEADVVIASTAKVPRESKAISISPTCTLTEEMCDEAEKKAYESIAKLKSKEIDYIEANFSTVSINPDVVTPVPSKRIVKPSFLMKSPFLNEFGSSSGCIMPKPSNGSVCLCPFDGNCIFLVMSLNKILFGNGWQKAILKAPGRKYTIQRLTYCVPVFVLAWLTLTQKHVDILLYYLRKKIKNGRGANKRCTTTDNFFDRRIQAIYALYLKKQDTSLVSSKNTAAEYIYGGHMRCNTKWADVDDVLFPINCGKDWHWILARLNFKERCIYVYNSLRSVRSDSSAIEIVNCYSVLLPLFLEDVNFFESRDDIDTTSGPYEGKSITDPFRIEIVQNLPIQTDTDCGVHMFAAAEFFVDGKVMRQDFSAEEHRARYASSLYFYGRWKYESSVLSENEAPLKIKRVTS from the exons ATGAATCAAAAAAAAACTGCTCCTAAG CTGTTTTTGcag CTATGGCAGTTTAAACTTAGTCGAGAAGTTCATTCTCACTCCAAGGTCGATACGCGCATGTCGTATGATATCATTTCCGAAATCAAATCGACTCTTAATGCCAGTGAATTGGAAATGTTCCGAAATCAAATCGTACAATTGAACAAATCTGAATTATGGTTTGAAGTCGGCGGGTGTCGGCTGAAATTTGGCATTGAAGAATTTGCGCTGGTGTCTGGTTTAAACTGCCAAGGTGACAGCAGTAAATATGGCTATCCAAAAGTTGCAAATGGCCTTTATGACAAGTACTTCAGCGGGCTGCAATCGGTTTCTAAACAAACCCTTCAGGATTTGTTTTTATCTAGGCGTTGGGATTCGGAGGAGGACGGTTTTAAGCTCgcatttatgcattttttgcaCAATTTCTTGCTTGCTTCACCAAAGACTGCTCGTATCCCTTTGAAAGACTTTGATGTCGTTGATTCTGCCGATTTTAATGACTATCTGTGGGGTGTTGATGTATTCAAGTGCACGTTTGATTCCCTGGCCACAAAAGCTGTTCTTACTCCAGGATGTCTTAAGGCTGAAGACAATGCTTACCACTATCGCCTAAATGGTTTTCCATATGTATTGCAATGCTGGTTCTATGAGTGCTGCCTGGCAGCcaaaaaaacttttgttcaaCTTGTGAACAAAACTGCTATCCCGCGTATTTTGAGATGGCAAGCATTTTTTCATCCAAAATACATTCCTGTCGACAGAGAACTCTTTGTTGAATTTGCATCTGATCAG GTGTTTTTTCGGTCTATTGTTCCAACCCCTGCAGAAAAGAATGCCCTTCCTTTAGGTGACTTTTTCAAAAAGAATAAGGATAAGGGTAAGGCAGTGAATGATTCTAATGTTAGCCAAGTAGGTGGGAATGAAGACGGTTATTGTCCGGCGTTTGATATATCGAATGCTTCTGAATCAATAACGCAAACTTTGGATTTAAGTAAAATGGAAAAGAAGCTTCAAGTTTTGATGGTTGGTCAGAAGACCATGCAGGCTGACATATTGGAGTTTAAACGTGTTTTCACTTCCAAATTTTCCGAAGTTTTGACAGTTGTAAATTCGTTGAATGCGATGCTTACTGATATTGTTGATTCAAAAAAG GACAAAGTTGATGATTCCAATGTAGATGCCTCATCTTCTCGAGATGGCAGTGAACATGAGGATGATTCTAAATCATCTTCTATTGAACCTGAA GAGAAAAATGCTGATCTTCCCGCGAAGAAAAATAGTTCTATAGGAACCGAAGGAGGAGTTGAAGATTCCGTTGATGCTCAAAAGGTCACGCATACTGATGAAATCGATCCTAAGTCTTATTctgtaaaagaaaataaagaggGGGAGTCttctgatgaagaagaaagtaATGAAAAAATAGAAGAGGTAGGGGAGCCTTCTGATGGAGAAGAAAGTGATGAAAAAAGTGAAGATGTAGGTGAGTCTTCTTGTGAGGAAGATGGTTCTAAAAAAATGGAAGATGCAGATTTGGTTGACGAGAAGGCTGGTGATTGGACTGACATTACTGATAATGTTCCAAATGAGAAGAATATGGAAGCTGATGTTGTGATTGCTTCGACTGCTAag gTTCCGCGTGAAAGTAAGGCGATTTCAATATCTCCAACATGCACTTTGACAGAAGAAATGTGTGATGAGGCTGAAAAAAAGGCATATGAATCCATTGCTAAATTAAAATCTAAGGAG ATTGACTATATAGAAGCAAACTTCAGTACTGTTTCTATTAACCCTGATGTTGTGACTCCAGTTCCTTCTAAAAGGATTGTAAAACCTAGTTTTTTAATGAAGTCACCATTTTTGAACGAGTTTGGTTCTTCTTCAGGCTGCATTATGCCGAAGCCAAGTAATGGTAGCGTCTGTCTTTGTCCATTTGACGGtaattgcatttttttagtGATGTCACTAAACAAGATATTGTTCGGAAATGGCTGGCAGAAGGCGATCCTAAAAGCTCCAG gAAGAAAATATACGATTCAAAGACTGACATATTGCGTCCCCGTTTTTGTCTTGGCGTGGCTGACATTGACTCAAAAA cATGTAGATATTTTGCTTTATTATCtgaggaaaaaaattaaaaacggaCGTGGTGCAAACAAAAGATGCACAACTACTGACAATTTTTTCGATCGACGTATTCAAGCCATATACGCTTTATACTTGAAAAAGCAAGATACGTCACTTGTTTCTTCGAAAAATACAGCGGCTGAGTACATTTACGGTGGTCATATGCGTTGCAACACCAAGTGGGCTGATGTTGATGATGTTCTTTTCCCGATCAACTGCGGTAAAGATTGGCATTGGATATTGGCTCGGCTGAACTTCAAGGAACGATGCATATATGTCTACAATTCGTTGAGGTCAGTTCGAAGTGACTCATCTGCAATTGAGATCGTTAACTGCTATAGTGTGTTGCTTCCGCTCTTCCTTGAAGATGTCAACTTTTTTGAATCTCGAGATGACATAGATACTACCAGCGGTCCTTATGAGGGAAAGAGTATAACTGACCCATTCAGAATCGAGATTGTGCAGAACTTACCCATTCAAACTGATAC TGATTGTGGAGTTCATATGTTTGCCGCTGCTGAGTTTTTTGTTGATGGAAAAGTTATGCGGCAAGATTTTAGTGCCGAAGAACACCGTGCTCGTTATGCTTCGTCATTGTATTTTTATGGTCGTTGGAAGTACGAATCTTCAGTTCTTAGTGAAAATGAAGCTCCTTTGAAAATCAAGAGGGTGACTTCTTAG
- the LOC126683267 gene encoding uncharacterized protein LOC126683267 — protein MHSILIFVHYNGEWNQNMEYVNFEPMGILVKEDSDYNSLLEILSKQLNINLMSTSLKIKYQVKNNYPPMKITDNGNLSFFLELKKNTTYCMMYPLCISFISSGNEVAFFDSTFNVSNADVQSGQQSANASRSTYEVGSTSEKRKEQMSDVINYARFLNNEFTHDEDEVESNFKDDNLITDTKHREIKEGQSYKNKDVLKSVLSSYAIKNHFQFKVSNSNDNVKTVYDHKTKFIVDLKERTCTCRRFDIDEIPCPHAMAILKEFNQDPYKFCSHYFTKETILKTYEETVYPVVDESLWNVPEEVAQKIVNTSQGRTKSGRPRKKRIRSAEELQIITSAADVKKKDTM, from the exons ATGCATagtattttgatatttgttcACTACAATGGAGAATGGAATCAAAACATGGAGTATGTAAATTTTGAACCAATGGGAATATTGGTTAAAGAAGACAGTGACTACAACAGTTTATTGGAAATTCTGTCAAAGCAACTCAATATCAACCTTATGTCAACTTCCCTGAAAATTAAGTATCAAGTCAAAAACAATTATCCACCAATGAAAATAACAGACAATGGAAATTTGTCATTCTTCTTGGAGCTGAAAAAGAATACAACATATTGCATGATGTACCCGTTATGCATTTCATTCATATCGTCCGGAAATGAAGTGGCATTCTTTGACTCAACTTTCAATGTATCAAATGCGGATGTGCAGTCAGGACAACAATCAGCAAATGCATCAAGATCAACATATGAGGTAGGCTCAACAAGTGAAAAAAGGAAAGAACAGATGTCCGATGTGATAAACTATGCTAGATTTTTGAACAATGAGTTCACACATGATGAAGATGAAGTGGAAAGTAACTTCAAAGATGATAATTTAATAACAGACACAAAACATAGAGAAATCAAAGAAGGACAGTCATACAAGAAcaaagatgttttgaaatcaGTTTTGAGCTCTTATGCAATCAAAAACCATTTTCAATTCAAG gtttcaaattcaaatgataatgtgaagacAGTCTATGATCATAAAACAAAGTTCATTGTCGACCTTAAAGAAAGAACGTGCACATGTAGGAGATTCGACATTGATGAAATTCCTTGCCCACATGCAATGGCAATACTCAAAGAATTCAATCAAGATCCTTACAAATTTTGTTCGCATTAtttcacaaaagaaacaataCTGAAGACATATGAAGAAACAGTATATCCAGTGGTAGATGAAAGTTTGTGGAATGTCCCAGAAGAAGTGGCACAAAAGATTGTTAATACATCACAAGGAAGAACAAAGTCGGGAAGGCCTAGGAAGAAAAGAATTAGATCTGCCGAGGAACTACAAATCATAACAAGTGCAGCAGATGTGAAAAAAAAGGACACAATGTGA